From the Candidatus Amarolinea dominans genome, one window contains:
- a CDS encoding PqqD family protein has translation MMENLPPGRPAAHPDVAARTVAGEAVVLSPKQHMVRMLNEVGTRIWELADGTRTPADIAALLTEEYEVELPDAQTHTARFLGELHARGLLTWV, from the coding sequence ATGATGGAAAACCTACCCCCTGGGCGGCCGGCGGCGCATCCCGACGTCGCAGCCCGCACGGTGGCGGGCGAAGCGGTGGTCCTCTCGCCCAAACAACACATGGTGCGCATGCTCAACGAGGTCGGCACCCGTATCTGGGAGCTGGCCGATGGCACCCGCACCCCGGCCGACATTGCCGCGCTGTTGACCGAGGAGTATGAGGTCGAACTGCCCGACGCCCAGACCCACACGGCGCGCTTCCTGGGCGAACTGCACGCCCGCGGCCTCCTGACCTGGGTGTGA
- a CDS encoding O-antigen ligase family protein gives MPAVELPTRLSPAPFWRGNPLRHAELLLALVGLLTPLWLFSTYLPRPAPWIALGGLFLLFLGRSLALRRWHGHTPADAALLLLALTLPVGLWASADRGVSLPRVWAFVANLALFWALAAQAHSRWLRHAPWGLLLAGLGLAAALLLGTNFGGNKLPFIQADFYSLLPGGWRPFWNPAGFNPNLSGGLLALFWAPAVMLTLAPTRWPLRLLAAFTTLLLTALLLLAQSRGALLGAAIALPVMTVLYRRRWLWVWLLLLAVGLTWAWRAGISLSPDTLLGQSAVLGASSLQGRIELWSRALYILQDFAFTGVGLGMVQPVVNLLYPLFTIGPDAQFLHAHNIYLQTGAEMGFPGLIAHLALYLTLLALLLAAIRRTADDPQRQALLLGLLGALLIFLLHGCFEVITYATRAAIVVWAFFGLIVAAATPLSPPSPLPPFSSPSSPPLLLSAPRRGEGAGG, from the coding sequence ATGCCTGCCGTTGAACTGCCCACGCGCCTCTCGCCCGCGCCTTTCTGGCGCGGCAACCCCCTGCGCCATGCGGAACTGCTGCTGGCCCTGGTCGGCCTGCTGACCCCCCTCTGGCTCTTTTCGACTTACCTGCCCCGCCCAGCGCCCTGGATCGCGCTGGGCGGGCTTTTTTTGCTCTTTTTGGGCCGCTCGCTGGCGCTGCGCCGCTGGCACGGCCACACGCCGGCCGACGCCGCGCTGCTCCTCCTGGCGCTGACCCTGCCGGTGGGCCTGTGGGCCAGCGCGGACCGCGGGGTCAGCCTGCCCCGCGTCTGGGCCTTCGTGGCGAATCTGGCCCTCTTCTGGGCGCTGGCCGCCCAGGCCCACAGCCGCTGGCTGCGTCACGCGCCCTGGGGGCTGCTGCTGGCCGGCCTGGGATTGGCGGCCGCCTTGTTGCTCGGCACCAACTTCGGCGGCAACAAGCTCCCCTTCATCCAGGCCGACTTCTACAGCCTGCTGCCCGGCGGCTGGCGGCCCTTCTGGAACCCGGCCGGCTTCAATCCTAACCTGAGCGGCGGGCTGCTGGCGCTCTTCTGGGCGCCCGCGGTCATGCTGACCCTGGCGCCCACGCGCTGGCCCCTGCGCCTGCTGGCCGCGTTCACCACCCTGCTCTTGACCGCGCTGCTGCTGCTGGCGCAATCGCGCGGCGCGCTGCTGGGCGCGGCCATCGCCCTGCCGGTGATGACCGTGCTCTACCGGCGGCGCTGGCTGTGGGTCTGGCTGCTGCTGCTGGCCGTCGGCCTGACCTGGGCCTGGCGCGCCGGCATCAGCCTTTCACCGGACACGCTGCTCGGCCAGAGCGCCGTGCTCGGCGCGTCCAGCCTGCAGGGCCGCATCGAACTCTGGAGCCGCGCCCTCTACATCCTGCAGGACTTCGCCTTCACCGGCGTCGGCCTGGGCATGGTGCAGCCGGTCGTCAACCTGCTCTATCCGCTCTTCACCATCGGGCCGGACGCCCAATTCCTGCATGCCCACAACATCTACCTGCAAACCGGCGCGGAGATGGGCTTCCCCGGCCTGATCGCCCACCTGGCCCTTTACCTCACCCTCCTGGCGCTGCTCCTGGCCGCCATTCGCCGCACCGCAGACGACCCCCAGCGCCAGGCCCTCCTGCTCGGCCTGCTCGGCGCCCTGCTCATCTTCCTGCTGCATGGCTGTTTCGAAGTCATCACCTACGCCACCCGCGCCGCCATCGTCGTCTGGGCCTTCTTCGGCCTCATCGTCGCCGCCGCCACCCCGCTCTCCCCCCCTTCTCCTCTCCCCCCCTTCTCCTCCCCCTCCTCTCCCCCCCTTCTCCTCTCCGCACCGCGGAGAGGAGAAGGGGCCGGGGGATGA
- a CDS encoding glycosyltransferase family 39 protein: MTLRAPRSALPLLAFLAAFALPLLTLTRSLGSDEASSVWFSRLPPMTVLLRLCDPHPPAYYLLLSAWQVGGDAEFWLRFPSLLASVLSVALLIRLTRAAAGARAAGWTGLLLATFPLQTWYAGEVRMYSLVQLLSLLMAAAGWRLLQRLRRGDGQPPGWRVWLPWLLSALAALFTDYAALPVWWLLQLAWLHAGSPQPRRWWAAQAGVGLPWLAWWIATPQAAALATSYHSVFIAVQAQRLGLALTPTLAGRLLTAALLAALLLSLAAAFGLRRSASRSRSIAHEGGLRSRCSDFSRRTCRLTWLALLALCLTPGLLTVKRQLVVLLPLIALGMAAAWQPVAAPRRAWPAAWALLGLIVTLWAAGQHPHGEPWRETAAQVAAAGPPVVWVDELAAPAWAYYTRRAAADVPAWTPLRGRDLPALPSMQPAPGAALWIISAQSRYRNLVALLPLAFGQDYELQAAQVALGIGEYRYQRRLQPLTVPPETPPPPRAAQWGLLLPSPLATCD; this comes from the coding sequence ATGACCCTCCGCGCACCACGCTCTGCCCTGCCCCTGCTCGCGTTCCTCGCCGCCTTCGCCCTCCCCCTGCTCACCCTGACGCGCTCCCTGGGCAGCGACGAGGCCAGCAGCGTCTGGTTCAGCCGCCTGCCGCCGATGACTGTGCTGCTGCGCCTGTGCGACCCGCATCCGCCCGCCTATTACCTCCTGCTGAGCGCCTGGCAGGTCGGCGGCGACGCCGAGTTCTGGCTGCGTTTCCCCAGCCTGCTCGCCAGCGTACTCAGCGTGGCCCTGCTCATCCGCCTGACGCGGGCCGCGGCCGGCGCCCGCGCCGCGGGCTGGACCGGCCTGCTCCTGGCGACCTTCCCCTTGCAGACCTGGTACGCGGGCGAGGTGCGCATGTACAGCCTGGTGCAGCTCCTGAGCCTGCTCATGGCCGCGGCCGGCTGGCGTCTCTTGCAGCGCCTGCGCCGCGGCGACGGCCAACCGCCCGGCTGGCGGGTCTGGCTGCCCTGGCTGCTGAGCGCCCTGGCCGCGCTCTTCACCGACTACGCGGCCCTGCCGGTCTGGTGGCTGCTGCAACTGGCCTGGCTGCACGCCGGCAGCCCACAGCCGCGACGCTGGTGGGCCGCCCAGGCCGGGGTCGGTCTGCCCTGGCTGGCCTGGTGGATCGCCACACCGCAGGCCGCGGCGCTGGCGACCAGCTACCACAGCGTGTTCATCGCCGTGCAGGCGCAGCGCCTCGGCCTGGCGCTGACCCCAACCCTGGCCGGCCGCCTGCTCACCGCGGCCCTGCTCGCGGCCCTGCTCCTCAGCCTGGCCGCAGCCTTCGGACTGCGCCGGAGTGCATCTCGATCCCGGAGCATAGCCCACGAAGGTGGGCTTCGCAGCCGTTGCAGCGACTTCAGTCGCCGGACCTGTCGCCTGACCTGGCTGGCCCTGCTGGCGCTCTGCCTGACCCCCGGCCTGCTCACCGTCAAGCGCCAGTTGGTGGTGCTCCTGCCGCTGATCGCCCTGGGGATGGCGGCCGCCTGGCAGCCGGTCGCCGCGCCCCGCCGCGCCTGGCCCGCGGCATGGGCGCTGCTCGGCCTGATCGTCACCCTCTGGGCGGCCGGCCAGCATCCGCACGGCGAACCCTGGCGGGAAACCGCCGCGCAGGTGGCCGCAGCCGGCCCGCCGGTGGTGTGGGTGGACGAACTGGCCGCGCCCGCGTGGGCCTATTACACCCGCCGAGCCGCCGCGGACGTGCCGGCCTGGACCCCCCTGCGGGGACGCGACCTGCCCGCGCTGCCGTCCATGCAGCCCGCGCCGGGCGCCGCGCTCTGGATCATCAGCGCGCAGAGCCGTTACCGCAACCTGGTCGCGCTGCTGCCGCTGGCCTTCGGACAGGACTATGAGCTGCAAGCCGCACAGGTGGCGTTGGGGATCGGCGAGTATCGCTATCAGCGCCGCCTGCAGCCGTTGACCGTGCCGCCAGAAACGCCCCCCCCACCCCGCGCCGCGCAATGGGGGCTGTTGTTACCGTCGCCGCTGGCAACTTGTGATTAA
- a CDS encoding nucleotidyltransferase family protein: protein MNFPDELLDFLRQALAQRPAPPPAGISPAAWAAFIAAARWHRVGPLLHVRLAPVAAALPATLTDALQAEYRQHALWGVALATAAGQVLSTLTAAGIEPAVLKGMAMGEVHYHNLALRPTTDLDLLVPHADVSKVKAALLALGFEDQGLAAEEQPHLRGEVALHASLLAGELRFGVDVHWRLAQHPAVMFHLAAEDWLPRSVPARIAGVPVRVLCPADALLHAAIHLFWHHLGTWHLGWLSDVDLLLRNHGAAWDWTALAARAQALRTLLPLQASLRLAHTWFDTPLPDGALAALAALSPAPEEAAAFRDLDRQRHNSLGLARGRAQALSSRPARLAYWRAMLFPPAAYMLPRYHIPWRGLLPLYYLGRIVKAVIWTSWQHDDRFRVEQALPPPAIERRSRIHTDPHGFSHHE from the coding sequence ATGAATTTTCCTGACGAACTGCTCGATTTCTTGCGCCAGGCCCTGGCGCAGCGCCCGGCGCCGCCGCCGGCGGGCATCAGCCCGGCCGCGTGGGCGGCGTTCATCGCGGCCGCGCGCTGGCACCGCGTGGGGCCGCTGCTGCACGTGCGCCTGGCGCCAGTGGCGGCGGCGCTGCCCGCGACGCTGACCGATGCGCTGCAGGCAGAGTACCGCCAGCACGCGTTGTGGGGTGTCGCCCTGGCCACCGCGGCCGGGCAGGTGTTGAGCACGCTAACCGCGGCCGGCATCGAGCCGGCGGTGCTCAAGGGCATGGCCATGGGCGAGGTACACTATCACAACCTGGCGCTGCGGCCCACCACCGATCTTGATCTGCTGGTGCCGCACGCGGACGTGAGCAAGGTGAAGGCGGCTCTGCTGGCCCTGGGCTTCGAAGACCAGGGGCTGGCCGCGGAGGAGCAGCCGCACCTGCGCGGTGAAGTGGCGTTGCATGCGTCCCTGCTGGCCGGCGAGCTGCGTTTTGGCGTGGATGTGCATTGGCGGCTGGCGCAGCATCCGGCCGTCATGTTCCACCTGGCGGCCGAAGATTGGCTGCCGCGCAGCGTGCCCGCGCGCATTGCCGGCGTGCCGGTGCGCGTGCTCTGTCCTGCAGATGCCCTGCTCCATGCCGCCATTCATCTCTTCTGGCACCACCTGGGCACCTGGCACCTGGGCTGGCTGAGCGATGTGGACCTGCTGCTGCGCAACCACGGCGCGGCCTGGGATTGGACCGCCCTGGCTGCCCGCGCCCAGGCCCTGCGCACCCTCTTGCCGCTGCAGGCGAGCCTGCGCCTGGCGCACACCTGGTTCGACACCCCGCTGCCAGACGGCGCGCTGGCCGCGTTGGCGGCCCTGTCTCCCGCGCCTGAAGAAGCGGCCGCGTTTCGCGACCTCGACCGTCAGCGCCACAACAGCCTGGGGCTGGCGCGGGGCCGTGCGCAAGCCCTGAGCAGCCGGCCGGCGCGTCTGGCCTACTGGCGCGCCATGCTCTTCCCGCCGGCCGCGTACATGCTCCCCCGCTACCACATCCCCTGGCGCGGCCTGCTCCCCCTCTACTACCTGGGCCGCATCGTCAAAGCCGTCATCTGGACATCGTGGCAGCACGACGACCGCTTCCGGGTCGAGCAAGCGCTGCCGCCCCCCGCCATCGAGCGTAGGTCACGGATCCACACGGATCCACACGGATTCTCTCACCACGAATGA
- a CDS encoding polysaccharide biosynthesis tyrosine autokinase gives MELRQYANLALKWFWLVALCTLVAALTSFVVSRRTTPVYEAGSTLLVSQANSPTSGLSYSDLLYSQQVARTYSQLLTEYPVREETARRLGLQDLDGLKRLGVKISASPVRDTQLIQLKVESYDPVLAREIANNLPLIFIEQTQTYQKGRYAQTRADLQTERAKVETDIQQTQERINSLQGQQTLTDEQRLDLSRQQTMLRQFETTYASLLNSLEQLRLTEAQTVDNIAVTTPALTPIAPIRPRTLTNTLLAAIVGAMLALGLAFLVEYLDDTIHDSEQVRDLLGLATLGAILRVRPRDNPEAALVTLDKKHSPIAEGYRVLRTNIQFSGVDEPVRALLITSASPQEGKSTTTANLAVTLAQADQRVILVDTDLRRPTAHKLFNLSNNVGITSALMQRADEAADAVLQDTAVSGLRVLTSGPLPPNPSELLGSERMRHLVERLRSQCDVLIFDSPPVMAAADAAILSTLVDGTLLVIDADSTRRAEALRAQETLAKVGGRLLGVVLNKLGERSSGYYSYYYYYYSRDGKSERRSRSAYPRWLPRRLVRRVSAWLERPRPAAEPKS, from the coding sequence ATGGAATTACGTCAGTACGCCAACCTGGCTCTCAAATGGTTTTGGTTGGTCGCCCTCTGCACCCTGGTGGCTGCCCTGACCTCCTTTGTCGTCAGTCGGCGCACCACGCCGGTCTATGAGGCCGGTTCCACCCTGCTGGTCAGCCAGGCCAACTCACCGACCAGCGGCTTGAGCTACAGCGACCTGCTCTACAGCCAGCAGGTGGCGCGCACCTATTCGCAGTTACTCACCGAATATCCGGTGCGTGAGGAGACCGCCCGCCGCCTGGGCCTGCAAGACCTGGATGGACTCAAACGCCTGGGCGTGAAGATCAGCGCGTCGCCGGTGCGTGATACGCAGCTCATCCAGTTGAAGGTCGAGAGTTACGACCCGGTCCTGGCCAGGGAGATTGCCAACAACCTGCCGTTGATCTTCATCGAACAAACGCAGACCTATCAGAAGGGCCGCTATGCCCAGACCCGCGCCGATTTGCAGACGGAGCGCGCCAAAGTAGAGACCGACATCCAGCAGACGCAGGAGCGCATCAACAGCCTGCAGGGTCAGCAGACGCTGACCGATGAACAGCGCCTGGATCTCTCGCGCCAGCAGACGATGTTGCGCCAGTTCGAGACGACCTACGCCTCCTTGCTCAACTCCCTGGAGCAGCTGCGCCTGACCGAAGCGCAGACCGTGGACAACATCGCGGTCACCACGCCGGCGCTGACGCCCATTGCCCCGATTCGCCCGCGCACGCTCACCAACACCCTGCTGGCGGCCATCGTCGGCGCCATGCTGGCGCTCGGCCTGGCCTTCCTGGTCGAGTACCTGGACGATACCATCCATGACTCGGAGCAGGTGCGCGATCTGCTGGGCCTGGCCACCCTGGGCGCCATTCTGCGTGTGCGGCCGCGGGACAACCCCGAGGCCGCGCTGGTCACGCTCGACAAGAAACATTCGCCCATCGCGGAGGGCTACCGCGTCCTGCGCACCAACATTCAGTTCAGCGGTGTGGATGAGCCGGTGCGCGCGCTGTTGATCACCTCGGCCAGCCCGCAGGAGGGCAAGAGCACCACGACCGCTAACCTGGCCGTCACCCTGGCGCAGGCCGATCAGCGCGTCATCCTGGTGGACACCGACCTGCGTCGGCCCACCGCGCACAAGCTGTTCAATTTGAGCAACAATGTGGGCATCACCAGCGCGCTGATGCAGCGCGCGGACGAGGCGGCGGACGCGGTGCTGCAAGACACAGCGGTCAGCGGGCTGCGTGTGTTGACCTCCGGCCCGCTGCCGCCCAACCCGTCGGAGCTGTTGGGCAGCGAGCGCATGCGTCACCTGGTGGAGCGGCTGCGCAGCCAGTGCGATGTGCTGATCTTCGACTCGCCGCCGGTGATGGCTGCGGCCGACGCCGCCATTCTTTCGACCCTGGTGGACGGCACCCTGCTGGTGATTGACGCCGATAGCACGCGGCGCGCGGAGGCGCTGCGCGCGCAGGAGACGTTGGCCAAGGTGGGCGGCCGCCTGCTGGGCGTGGTTCTCAACAAGCTGGGCGAGCGCAGCAGCGGTTACTACTCGTACTACTACTATTATTACAGCCGTGATGGCAAGAGCGAGCGCCGCTCACGGAGCGCCTACCCGCGCTGGCTGCCGCGGCGGCTGGTGCGCCGGGTTTCCGCCTGGCTCGAACGCCCACGACCCGCGGCCGAGCCAAAGAGTTGA
- a CDS encoding CpsD/CapB family tyrosine-protein kinase encodes MTAGLLLALAVVLLLHQLDDTIRRLDDLQAALDVPALAALAALDGESPAQRVVMLHAPLSPAAEGYRVLRTNLQFATVVRPLHTLLITSAGPAEGKSTTAANLALALAQAGRRVILVDADLRRPSQHRLFGKPNNLGLSAALLHPTRPLPDFVCESGVSGLGLLLAGPLPPNPAELLASRRMQQIVADLAAAADVVIFDTPPTLVAADALILAAQMDGTILVTDQGRTRRVLAQQALARLVAVRARLLGAVLNRDTSQRGYDSPVYAEAAAPALTSPARRRLWWRIKPVV; translated from the coding sequence ATGACCGCCGGCCTGCTCCTGGCGCTGGCCGTGGTTCTCCTGCTGCACCAACTGGATGACACCATTCGCCGGCTCGATGACCTGCAGGCCGCGTTGGATGTCCCGGCGCTGGCCGCGCTGGCCGCGCTGGATGGGGAGTCGCCCGCGCAGCGAGTGGTGATGCTTCACGCGCCGTTGTCGCCGGCCGCCGAGGGTTACCGAGTGCTGCGCACCAATCTGCAGTTCGCGACGGTCGTGCGGCCGCTGCACACCCTGCTGATCACCAGCGCGGGGCCGGCCGAAGGCAAGAGCACGACCGCGGCCAACCTGGCGCTGGCGCTGGCGCAGGCCGGGCGCCGCGTCATCCTGGTGGACGCGGACCTGCGCCGGCCCAGCCAGCATCGCCTGTTCGGCAAGCCGAACAACCTGGGCTTGAGCGCGGCCCTGCTGCATCCCACGCGGCCGCTGCCGGACTTCGTGTGCGAAAGCGGGGTCAGCGGCCTGGGTCTGCTGCTCGCCGGGCCGCTGCCGCCCAACCCGGCCGAACTGCTCGCTTCCCGGCGCATGCAGCAGATCGTCGCCGACCTGGCCGCCGCGGCCGACGTGGTGATCTTCGACACGCCGCCGACCCTGGTCGCGGCCGATGCCCTGATCCTGGCCGCGCAGATGGACGGCACGATTTTGGTCACCGATCAGGGACGCACGCGGCGGGTGCTCGCGCAGCAGGCGCTCGCGCGCCTGGTTGCGGTGCGGGCACGCCTGCTGGGCGCGGTGCTGAACCGTGACACGTCGCAGCGCGGCTATGACTCGCCAGTCTACGCGGAGGCGGCTGCGCCTGCGCTGACCTCGCCTGCGCGCCGCCGCCTGTGGTGGCGCATCAAGCCGGTCGTCTGA
- a CDS encoding polysaccharide biosynthesis protein translates to MNRLLRLLLKLRNRHFLALDILIALLTPTLALLCLRTDRLSLTADALPLIIITAAFLCVKLAVFFPNGFYRRYWRYASIDELTLIAAGVIQSTLLQTLIFFVILRPLGLIGPGFPRSLPLLDGLLTLALVGVTRYSTRIAERLDQVYHGRANATRTLIVGAGAAGLMIVREIQSNPLANLLPVGFVDDEPDKLGAVIRGVRVLGARTELRQLLKETSVGLVVIAMPTAPGKVIREIIATCEQAQAPVKIIPGLYELLDGTVSVNQLRTVQIEDLLRRESVQIDGAAVQALLRGKRVLVTGGGGSIGSELCRQILRCNPAELVILGHGENSVFEIGNELQRTLAKTPRAVAPRPLVRSVIADVRFPERLQAIFDEVKPQIVFHAAAHKHVPLMEANPAEAITNNVLGTRNVLAAAQAVGVERFVMISTDKAVNPTSIMGASKRAAELQVREAAAVSGRPYVAVRFGNVLGSRGSVVLTFKQQIAAGGPVTITDPEMTRFFMTIPEAVQLVLQAAVLGNGGEVFMLDMGEPVRILDLARDLIELSGLQEGRDIDIVVTGMRPGEKLFEELFVPGETYQPTAHEKIMIAARASQRRAPRLSAAVDALVAAARANDANAIRVGLLHLVPEYTPTDNQDDAPPAVAPPLHPPPAEHSSGRRLSSPLLLSAPRRGEGAGG, encoded by the coding sequence ATGAACAGACTGCTGCGTCTGTTGTTGAAACTGCGTAATCGTCACTTCCTCGCCCTCGACATCCTGATCGCGCTGCTGACGCCGACCCTGGCGCTCCTCTGCCTGCGCACCGACAGACTCTCCCTCACGGCCGACGCCCTCCCCCTAATAATCATCACCGCGGCCTTCCTCTGCGTCAAGCTGGCCGTCTTCTTCCCCAACGGCTTCTACCGGCGCTACTGGCGCTACGCCAGCATTGACGAGCTGACGTTGATCGCCGCGGGCGTCATTCAGTCCACGCTGCTGCAGACTCTGATCTTCTTCGTCATCCTGCGCCCTCTGGGCTTGATCGGCCCTGGCTTTCCGCGCTCGCTGCCGCTGCTCGACGGCCTGCTGACCCTGGCGCTGGTGGGCGTTACGCGCTACAGCACGCGGATCGCCGAGCGCCTTGACCAGGTCTATCACGGTCGCGCCAACGCCACGCGCACCTTGATCGTGGGCGCGGGCGCGGCCGGCCTGATGATCGTGCGCGAGATTCAGAGCAACCCGCTTGCCAACCTGCTGCCGGTCGGCTTCGTGGATGACGAGCCAGACAAGCTCGGCGCCGTCATCCGCGGCGTGCGCGTCCTGGGCGCGCGCACCGAACTGCGTCAGTTGCTCAAAGAGACGAGCGTTGGCCTCGTGGTCATCGCCATGCCCACCGCGCCCGGCAAGGTGATTCGTGAGATCATCGCCACCTGCGAGCAGGCCCAGGCGCCGGTCAAGATCATCCCCGGCCTGTACGAACTGCTCGATGGCACCGTCAGCGTCAACCAACTGCGCACCGTGCAGATCGAAGACCTGCTGCGGCGGGAGTCGGTGCAGATTGATGGCGCGGCGGTGCAGGCCCTCCTGCGTGGCAAGCGCGTGCTCGTCACCGGCGGCGGCGGCTCCATCGGTTCCGAACTGTGCCGCCAGATCTTGCGCTGCAACCCGGCCGAACTGGTCATTCTGGGCCACGGTGAAAACTCCGTCTTCGAGATCGGCAACGAACTGCAGCGCACCCTGGCGAAAACGCCGCGCGCCGTCGCGCCGCGGCCTCTGGTGCGCAGCGTGATCGCCGACGTCCGTTTTCCAGAGCGCCTGCAGGCCATCTTCGACGAGGTCAAGCCGCAGATCGTCTTTCATGCCGCGGCGCACAAGCATGTCCCACTGATGGAGGCCAATCCGGCTGAAGCCATCACCAACAATGTCCTGGGTACACGCAACGTCCTGGCCGCGGCGCAGGCCGTGGGCGTCGAACGCTTCGTCATGATCTCCACCGACAAGGCCGTCAACCCCACCAGCATCATGGGCGCGTCCAAACGGGCGGCCGAGCTGCAGGTGCGCGAGGCGGCCGCAGTCAGCGGACGACCCTACGTCGCGGTCCGCTTTGGCAACGTGCTGGGCAGCCGGGGCAGCGTGGTGCTCACCTTCAAGCAGCAGATTGCGGCCGGCGGCCCGGTCACCATCACCGATCCGGAGATGACCCGCTTCTTCATGACCATTCCGGAGGCGGTGCAGTTGGTCTTGCAGGCCGCGGTGCTGGGGAATGGGGGCGAAGTCTTCATGCTCGACATGGGCGAGCCGGTCAGAATCCTTGACCTGGCGCGCGACCTGATCGAACTGTCGGGCCTGCAGGAGGGGCGCGACATAGACATCGTCGTCACCGGCATGCGCCCGGGCGAGAAGCTGTTCGAGGAGCTGTTCGTGCCCGGCGAAACCTATCAGCCCACTGCGCACGAAAAAATCATGATCGCGGCCCGGGCCAGTCAGCGCCGCGCGCCGCGCCTGTCCGCCGCTGTAGACGCCCTGGTCGCCGCGGCGCGCGCCAACGATGCCAATGCCATCCGGGTCGGCCTGCTGCACCTGGTGCCGGAGTACACCCCCACAGACAACCAGGACGATGCGCCCCCTGCCGTCGCGCCGCCGCTGCACCCCCCGCCCGCCGAACACAGCTCTGGCCGCCGACTCTCTTCCCCCCTTCTCCTCTCCGCCCCGCGGAGAGGAGAAGGGGCCGGGGGATGA
- a CDS encoding putative DNA binding domain-containing protein: MTTILDEVDLLRMIAEGEGQKQEFKRLIDNQESVAGEIVAFANSDGGVLYIGVEDDGSIVGVADPDVVFQTLTNLCRDRCIPPVSPIIEQLVLAGRTVLALTVKPALNRLKPYRTAGGRFYVRVGRDKKDATGRELMRIAQAAGELHYDESPVLGATLAELSLPAFEAYHRVQFGLTLEEQLAQSGLDLPQLLRNLRLLHDLDGEQMLSIAALLIFGQTPQRWLPQSRLSAVAFAGSDEDADILDRREIMGRLPNIIEDTRVFLERNIRMPAREHGFGREDIVLYDRKALGEAVVNAVAHRDYSLSGSQIRVFLFSDRIEVRSPGRLPNSVTLDNIKLGVHAERNRAIATLLTQLGYMSAIGTGVPRLIVRLSRQLAGREPEFEMIGEELRVRIWARRVS, translated from the coding sequence ATGACTACCATACTGGACGAAGTTGATCTGCTCCGCATGATCGCAGAGGGCGAGGGCCAGAAGCAGGAATTCAAGCGCCTGATTGACAACCAGGAAAGCGTGGCAGGCGAGATCGTGGCGTTCGCCAACAGCGACGGTGGCGTGCTCTATATTGGCGTCGAGGACGACGGCAGCATCGTGGGCGTGGCTGATCCCGACGTGGTCTTTCAGACCCTGACCAACCTCTGTCGCGATCGTTGCATTCCCCCCGTTAGCCCGATCATCGAGCAGCTCGTCCTGGCCGGCCGGACCGTGCTTGCGTTGACCGTCAAGCCGGCGCTCAACCGACTGAAGCCCTACCGAACGGCCGGCGGCCGTTTCTACGTGCGCGTGGGGCGGGATAAGAAAGACGCCACAGGTCGCGAATTAATGCGCATCGCCCAGGCAGCCGGCGAGTTGCACTACGATGAAAGCCCGGTGCTCGGCGCCACGTTGGCCGAGCTTTCCCTGCCGGCCTTCGAGGCCTATCACCGCGTCCAGTTCGGCCTGACGTTGGAGGAACAACTGGCGCAGAGCGGCCTGGATCTCCCGCAGTTGTTGCGCAACCTGCGGCTGTTGCACGACCTCGACGGCGAGCAGATGCTCAGCATCGCCGCGCTGTTGATCTTCGGCCAGACGCCGCAGCGTTGGCTGCCGCAAAGCCGCCTGTCGGCCGTGGCTTTTGCCGGCAGCGATGAGGATGCGGACATCCTGGATCGGCGCGAGATCATGGGCCGGCTGCCGAACATCATCGAGGATACCCGCGTCTTCTTGGAGCGCAACATTCGGATGCCCGCGCGCGAACACGGCTTCGGCCGCGAGGACATCGTGCTGTATGATCGCAAGGCGTTGGGCGAGGCAGTGGTCAATGCGGTCGCCCATCGTGATTATAGCCTGAGTGGGTCGCAAATCCGGGTCTTTCTGTTCAGCGATCGTATCGAAGTGCGCAGCCCTGGTCGGCTGCCCAATTCGGTTACGCTGGACAACATCAAGTTGGGGGTCCATGCCGAGCGCAACCGGGCGATCGCGACCCTGCTCACGCAATTGGGCTACATGAGTGCGATCGGCACCGGGGTGCCGCGGTTGATCGTCCGCCTGTCTCGCCAGTTGGCCGGTCGGGAGCCGGAGTTTGAGATGATTGGCGAGGAGTTGCGCGTGCGTATCTGGGCGCGGCGCGTTTCTTGA